The Branchiostoma floridae strain S238N-H82 unplaced genomic scaffold, Bfl_VNyyK Sc7u5tJ_1570, whole genome shotgun sequence genome includes the window TTTTGCCACTTAACTTACAAATATAATTGTGTTAAAATTCTAAATAAAAAGAAGCAGCAGAGAAATTTACAAATGCCGGGAATATTTCTTTTGGAATCGTCACATGCAAGGCATCCTTTGTTTGTGTACTGTCGCCCACTCGCTTTCCTGTATAGAATTTAAGAAATGATCCTACTTTCTTCTCCAAATATCTCATAAGACATCGACGTGAAGTACGCTTCTACCTAAAaatgactgtacatgtgcaaaATATGCTATATTTCAAACGCTGTCTGTAGTTACCGTTGTACAATGAAGCCCTGTTCCGAAGGGTCGACTGCGCCTCTTCCGCGATCCGACTCAGATCCTCCTCGGTCAGATCGTAGTTTTTGTGCGGGGTGGAGTAGACCTGGGGCAGGGCGCCCCTCGGGGTGGCCCCCAGGGGACTGGCGGGCAGGTCCTCGGGGGTGACCCGCCGTGAGACGGGCGTGGAGGGCGCCTGGACCACCGTTGTCGTGACGGTCTCCTGCACGGTTTTGCGGGAACTTTTCCTAGCTGGCGCCATTTTGGAAATGGAGTGGATGTCGGGAAGGAGGGCGCCAAGGGGGGTTTGGGGGTGACGTTTGACGTCTAGTCTGTCGAGGCTCAAATAGGGGTTTTCAGGCATATACAAAGTAATAAAATGACGCAAGTATTGACTTATTATTCGTTATTGAtcattctctgacaacatactataaatgcagagttttcgcggtggtttcatgttcgcggttttcgcgatgccaattcacagcgaacttaaaaccgctgcTCATAATTTTTTGCAAGGGCATTACTAGTAcaaagagactacagtgcaacagtcgtttttcccgctaccgcgaaatcaaatccccgcgaacttaaatgcatataCAGTATTTCGATGGACCACAGCCATAAAACGCCTATCCAACAGATCCTTGATCTATAAAAATGACAAGAAGATCTAACGTTAGTGAAATAGCCCCGTAGTATTTCTATCATACGCTGTATTgtgcatgtatatgtcacaggggagattggaatacAGGGGAATTCGGAGTTCTCCTAGGAGCCTATGAGAGATttgattccaatctcccctaggagagattggaatttgACCAGAACTCAACTGGAATTTCAATCTGCTAGTGACATGTATGCTAATACTAGTAGACATTCTAAGACATATATCAGCAATTTCTGATGAAAAGGCGTTGAAATAAAAGTACACCATACATGCATGTTGTATAGTCTACCAGCCCACGAAGGTCAGCCGACGTAACGtggcatatacatatacatgtacaaagaacttGGGCAGGTCCAGATTAACGACATGAGAAATTCTGAATTCATGAACACGAGTCTTTTGTTTTTCGTCACAAAACCACTTTCCCAGATAGAGCTTTCATAAGGCCTCTAAAATATAGTTCTTGGACATTACAATTATCTATCTATAAAGAATGTATCCCCATTCTTACTAAAATGTTGCGAAGCTTCATTTGTATATTCTCAATATGCATGGTCGCCTACACATATCATCTCCATGCAATTAGTCTCAGTTGTGACGCTGACGATCCTACAGACGAACATCTCCCAAAAGCTTCACCGTAAGTACAGAATATCTGAATCCTGTTTTTTCGTACTGAGTCCACCAAAATGCACGCACTAGTTTATATTGCAACATCAGTACACTATGAAATCTTGTCGTATCTTATCTTAACAGTACTTTGTTAGTACCCTACATGCCTAGACATGTTGATCCTTAGTTTAGATCATTAGTTTTCTTGACGATTCTCAGTAAAGAATTGTTTGGTATGTACCGGTATACCATGAatagtttgttttcctttcatgAACTGTCGAAATTATTCAGAGTGAGTGGCTTTTCTTACATGAtacaagaaatgaaaatataaatTAGGTCTCGAATGCGACGTTCCATTTTAAGATTATGTGCTATTGCGAACCTTGATTTTCTCCTGAAAGGAAGGATGGTAATTGTATGACTATATAAcctccagttacatgtagtatcagTATATGATGAAACGCTAAAATAACTTAGTAAGACGTGTAAGAACAACACGTCAGATACAACCCCAGTCAAGACAACGTGTATTTCCAATCTAAAACACTGATATATAGATTGTCTGGTAGCAGAAGATGACTCGTGGGCTGGCTCATCTACTTTTTTTCGTGGGGTGTCAATCAGTAGGAAGATTGCCTTTTTTATTTGTCTGCTGAAGAGATTACGTCGAGTGTCAGACTGTGAAAACTGATATTTCACCAAAAATCTTTTTGCCCTTTACAAAAAGCGTCAGTGAAAATCTATTTTGGTTTGCTTTTCTATTTTgctcttttactttttttcttttaaagtcAGCAAATAGGcaggaaaaaaagtttgatagTAAACTAAGAGACACGTATATTAGCGATGCACACGCCAACATCACTGGTCAATTGTTTGCGTTTATGCAGATGTGATTCACACAAGGACAACACTCAAGGCTGTTTCAGAAAAGAGCTATTGTTGCTAGGCAACGAAGACTTCAACATTTCTACGCGACTGATCAAAACGCTTCATCAGAATAAGCCATCGTCTGTTCCTACTGTGTGTTCTGTATACTATTAGAGGCAGCAGAGGcagcatccatccatccatccatccatccatccatccatccatccatccatccatccatccatccatccatccatccatccatccatccatcaagcGAAATCGTGCAGCACGTATCGCGCCTAGCAAAGTCACCAAGGTGGCCGAAAACCGTACCAACAGCTGCCATAACAGATATATAGTTCAAGTATGGCGCAGGCAAGTTCCAATGAGCTACCGCCGAACAGGAACTGCCTTCCAAAAGCCCGAGAACAGAATCCGATGTACGCACGAGGCACCGCTGATCCCTCGGTTACTCTGTTGAGGGAGCAAAACTATGACTTGTATCATGACCAATTTAACAATGGTGGCGATCCCTGCATCCAATCTTGTGCTGTAGGCGTTATATACCAAGATAACAATGAATCCGCCTGCACTCTAGCGAGCAATTATGACAATGAGTCTCATCATGTGAAGGAAGCAATGTCGGTTACATACGAGGGACACAATGTCGATCACATGCCGCAATTTTTATCTCAAGCTGACAAATTACACACAAATGAGAATTACGTAGGACAATCCCAGAATCCGAGTCCCATGTACGAGCTAAGCACCGTTCACACAGACTCAAACTCGACGCGAGAGTCGGCTTCTCACCCTGGCGGGCCTGCAATCAATGAAGGCTGTGCCTCAGCCACCCATCCGTGTGATGTTAGTGAAACACACCAGAATAGTTACGAAAACTCCCGCAGGCCAACTGGCAGTACTAGTGACAACAGTGGTAGTGTCCATCCAcatgagaatgatgatgatattgataaCAATGACGACAACCCCGACATTCAGCAATGTCATGTTACAAGTGAAGAAGCCAACATGTCAGCTAACAGTGACACTAATGCCAGCATCCAGCCATATGCAGTTAAGTACCAGGAGCATGACGACATTGGTGATGATGGCCCACTCCCAAGGGCTGATGGGGTTACAGGTGAAAACGGACAGCCAGCCAGTATCTCCACCGATGATGTGGACATGAAGCCATATGCTGCCGCATATATGGACCAGGATGCCATTGACAATGATATTATGGCCGACCCATCCAGCAATGATTCGATACACGTTCCGAACGCTCTTCAGCCAAATCCGATGTACGCGCCAAACGTTCAGCAACCTGCAGTTTGCGGTAAGCCTTGTCGATATATCGAAGCATTTGTATATTCACTCGGTTATACGTGCCAAGGTGTTTAATGTCATACCTTGGCTcacacttgttgaacttgatactTGAACAGAACTGGCTAAATTTTGTGTTTCCAGGTGTATATTATGATTGTTTGCAAGTTCTAGCTACTATGTTctaaaaagaaatatttgtcattttttctctgTCATTTTTTCTCTGTATTGGGATatcggatatatatatatatatatatactctccATCATTGAACCTTCTTTATGACATATCTATTAGGATATGTAGTTGTTTCCAAGGTCTAGCTATCTTCTGAGAAATATTTGTCCTGTTTTTCTCTGTCATTGAACCTTCTTTATGGCATATCTAttaggatatatatatatatatatatatatatacatatatttcttTTAAACAGGATTATCTAGAATTCCATTCATTTACCTTCCATTCAATTGCTGTAATGTTGGGCCGAGCCCTTCCTACAACGGCAAATAAACTCcaagagctaaggaagcttgcaggatgcaaagcacaatggaaaagggtgaagaaagactgaatgcagctataggaatTTCCAAAGACTTACATGCAGAatacagtgactgatgatgatgatgaatgttgGGATTTTTCAGAACGCCATCGGATGTGCTCAGCAGTAACAGCGGTTACAGTCCTTGTGTTTTGCGTCGGCGGCGGACTCTTTCTCTGGCCAGCCCATAGCACCGACTCACCAGCGCCGGTAAGTTACTGTATTAAAGCCTCTCATGTTTTTGCTTTGTCGACCAGTTGTTGAGATAGTTTCGTCCTTATTAGTTCctatttacagtcaaacctgtctatagcggccactcaagggactggagaaatttggtcactatagacaggtggccactatagagaaattGACCAAGAGCAATAAGTTTTGGGTGAGTCCTATtcttgtgttgaaaattaccgTTTAACTTCTTCAAGAATGACTtttgccaacacagatgaactttcaaattaTGTCTATGACTATTGTTTACAAGTTCAGCAAAGTAGTCTATTCTGTCTACAGCCCACAGCGACTATGCCATCTACCTCTACCCCTGTTCAGACCGGATGCTGCAGTTCTGTCCCCACACCGCCGGCAGTCTCCAACAGCTCACAGTGTGAATGTAAGGCTGTAACACAAACACCAGGAACTAATTGACTCACTTACGTACATCAACCTTGTCTTAGCTAGCTTTGTCTTTCCCTTGTTTCTCAGTGGAAATTGTCTTAAGGTAGACTTTGTCTTACCTAGTTTCCTATTGGatatccaaaattgtcttcacctTTTTtccattcatagttagggtataattTTTAAGGCCAGTTTCTGCCAGATTACTTCTTTGTAACTGATGAAAGATGGTAGATgtcatctgaaacgtctgaccgtttctacaATCATAATCCAGTTGCTtcaataactgctttttggcgaagGTAGGATTAACTTTAAGGTTCATCTGTTAGTGAGTACTCGCCTCTGAGTGAAGGGGTGTGAGAGTCTCTCTGTGTCACAGTGTCAAGACACTCGACGAAAGGAAGATTTATATTTACAAGGGCTCATCAACCTTCCTTTGAGGTATTacacctggctaaattggcactttgaccttccattgttttctcatgtatgaattaagaaagaatggatcTGTAACGATAATTGAAAGATGGCCATGAAAGAATTCTTAAGCTGATTCtggggccatatggatgacgccatcaggttttattttattatgttttttttatcagaaaatacagcactttgatACATACCACTGCATGGAAGCTATGTATGTTTTTCATGTGGATAAGGATGAAAGACACCAATTTCTAGATAAACAACTACTAGAGCTACTTCAGCTATGAGGAAGACATTTCAAGTCGGAAAGGTATATACGCAGATGCACTTGAATACTTTGATATCATTTTAATACGGCTGATTTGAAGTTGAACAAGattgatttcttttttgaatTGAAAGTTTCAgtacattacattttgtaaatgtaacaattcatatagtaaggttcttctGGTTGTGTTCTTCAAAACACAATCAGAATTGTACTCACTTcgaacgtttcgatgtctatcagacaccatcgtcatggttagaatgactggatctGATTCTCGCGGCTACTTAtggccgatgtaggtggcgctgcagcagcaagaatgcagTCCTAAACGTGACTCAGACTAACCTACCATTTCTATCACT containing:
- the LOC118408324 gene encoding uncharacterized protein LOC118408324, producing MAPARKSSRKTVQETVTTTVVQAPSTPVSRRVTPEDLPASPLGATPRGALPQVYSTPHKNYDLTEEDLSRIAEEAQSTLRNRASLYNAEKTVTRQTRRLVTLVKPTTQGRARLLWAIAFVLLALLVAGAVLYWRGFIFNTVTQESTVGKGTKQ